In a single window of the Campylobacter fetus subsp. testudinum 03-427 genome:
- the metS gene encoding methionyl-tRNA synthetase (Pfam matches to PF09334.7 tRNA-synt_1g, and to PF01588.16 tRNA_bind, and to PF00133.18 tRNA-synt_1), which translates to MKKFITTPIYYVNDVPHIGHAYTTIIADTMARYYRLVGYDTFFLTGTDEHGQKIEEAARSHGKTPKEYADDISSKFKSLWDSFDISYDKFIRTTDEDHKLTAQNAFMKMFEKGDIYKGEYEGNYCVSCESFFPQNQLIDDEFCPDCGKKTRIVKEESYFFKLSEYQDKLLKWYEKDGCILPKGKKNEVISFVKGGLKDLSITRTSFEWGIKLPSSLNEPKHVMYVWLDALINYLSALGYTTDDKKMDYWNDTIHLVGKDILRFHAVYWPAFLMSLNLPLPTSIAAHGWWTRDGKKMSKSIGNVVDPKEVANAYGLEAFRYFLLREVPFGQDGDFSQKALIDRINSELSNDLGNLLSRIVGMSSKYSNYEINSKDIMKFYSSELDIAKTHLDSSLEAINEVATNRYLEELWKVLNLANASIAKYEPWNLIKEGKNDEANALVALVANLLAKVAILLSPAMPKSSEKIAQTLGFEINTQTYNDIVLKNELLNLKSSSTEPLFTKVESELMAVPDMSGTIKDESVSKDAEIKIDDFKKCVIKVGTILECDNIEGSDKLLKFKIDLGEAVPRQIISGIAKFYEPKDLVGKQVCVLANLKPAKIFKHLSEGMILSAEDGKLALLSTLAPVKNGSIVG; encoded by the coding sequence ATGAAAAAATTTATAACAACACCGATTTATTATGTAAATGACGTGCCTCATATCGGTCACGCATACACAACCATTATAGCAGATACTATGGCTAGATATTACCGTTTAGTAGGATATGATACGTTTTTTTTAACAGGAACTGATGAGCACGGTCAAAAGATAGAAGAAGCGGCGCGTTCTCACGGTAAAACTCCAAAAGAGTACGCCGATGATATAAGCTCCAAATTTAAAAGTTTATGGGATAGTTTTGATATAAGTTATGATAAGTTTATCCGTACGACTGATGAAGATCATAAACTTACGGCTCAAAATGCTTTTATGAAAATGTTTGAAAAGGGCGATATCTATAAAGGCGAATACGAGGGAAACTACTGTGTTAGCTGTGAGAGTTTTTTTCCGCAAAATCAGCTGATAGATGATGAGTTTTGCCCTGATTGTGGTAAAAAAACAAGAATTGTTAAAGAAGAGAGTTATTTTTTCAAACTTTCAGAGTATCAAGATAAATTATTAAAATGGTATGAAAAAGATGGCTGCATACTTCCAAAAGGCAAGAAAAATGAAGTTATAAGCTTCGTAAAAGGCGGTTTAAAAGATCTATCTATCACTAGAACCAGCTTTGAGTGGGGCATAAAACTTCCTTCTAGTTTAAATGAGCCAAAACACGTTATGTACGTATGGTTAGACGCGCTTATAAACTATCTTTCTGCGCTTGGATACACTACTGATGATAAAAAAATGGATTATTGGAATGATACTATCCATCTTGTCGGAAAAGATATACTTAGATTTCACGCAGTGTATTGGCCTGCGTTTTTGATGAGTCTGAATTTACCGCTTCCTACAAGTATAGCAGCACACGGTTGGTGGACAAGAGATGGTAAAAAGATGAGTAAAAGCATAGGAAACGTAGTAGATCCAAAAGAGGTTGCAAATGCTTATGGGCTTGAAGCTTTTAGATACTTTTTACTTCGTGAAGTACCCTTTGGTCAAGACGGAGATTTTTCGCAAAAAGCTCTTATCGACCGTATAAATAGCGAACTTAGCAATGATCTAGGCAATCTTTTAAGCCGAATAGTCGGAATGAGCTCAAAATACTCAAACTATGAGATAAACTCAAAAGATATAATGAAATTTTACTCATCTGAGTTAGATATAGCCAAAACTCATCTTGACTCAAGTTTGGAAGCGATAAATGAAGTGGCTACAAATCGTTATTTAGAGGAGCTTTGGAAAGTTTTAAATTTAGCAAACGCAAGCATAGCAAAGTATGAGCCTTGGAATTTGATAAAAGAGGGTAAAAATGATGAAGCAAACGCTTTGGTTGCTTTAGTGGCAAATTTGCTTGCAAAAGTAGCGATTTTATTAAGTCCGGCTATGCCAAAAAGTAGTGAGAAAATAGCGCAAACTTTAGGCTTTGAGATAAATACACAAACATATAATGATATTGTTTTAAAAAATGAGCTTTTAAATTTAAAATCAAGCAGCACAGAACCACTTTTTACAAAAGTTGAGTCTGAACTTATGGCTGTTCCTGATATGAGTGGTACAATAAAAGATGAGAGTGTTTCAAAAGACGCAGAGATAAAAATCGACGACTTTAAAAAATGCGTGATAAAAGTAGGAACTATTTTAGAATGTGATAATATCGAGGGTAGTGATAAACTTTTGAAATTTAAAATCGATCTTGGCGAAGCCGTTCCACGTCAGATCATAAGCGGTATCGCTAAATTTTACGAGCCAAAAGATCTAGTGGGAAAACAAGTTTGTGTTTTGGCAAATTTAAAACCAGCTAAGATATTTAAACATTTAAGTGAAGGTATGATACTTAGTGCAGAAGATGGTAAATTAGCACTTCTTAGCACTTTAGCACCTGTGAAAAACGGAAGCATAGTCGGATAA
- a CDS encoding molybdopterin-containing oxidoreductase I, DMSO/TMAO/BSO reductase family, monoheme c-type cytochrome: MRKIILLSGVLSGILMAEPKYIYNEKVDMLDANSKVIGTIFEGVEVNMIKVSGDKTLVSIKGENIDGNKTALGYSKNGLVPYLELKNDTPKNGMEFWVKNSDLTSNLIEAWDEAELNYYDTCSSCHAAHKPKEHKMDEWDAYISAMQGFAKITDEQKDRIVRFMQSHASDGYVKDE, translated from the coding sequence ATGAGAAAGATTATACTATTAAGCGGAGTTTTGTCCGGAATTTTAATGGCAGAACCAAAATATATCTATAATGAAAAAGTAGATATGCTAGATGCAAACTCAAAGGTTATAGGAACTATATTTGAAGGTGTTGAAGTAAATATGATAAAAGTATCTGGCGATAAAACTTTAGTAAGCATAAAAGGTGAAAATATAGACGGAAACAAAACTGCTCTTGGATACTCAAAAAATGGACTTGTACCATATTTAGAATTAAAAAATGATACTCCAAAAAACGGTATGGAATTTTGGGTAAAAAACTCAGATTTAACATCAAATTTGATTGAAGCATGGGATGAAGCTGAGCTGAATTACTACGATACTTGTAGCTCTTGTCATGCAGCACATAAGCCAAAAGAGCATAAAATGGATGAATGGGATGCTTATATCTCAGCTATGCAAGGTTTTGCTAAAATAACAGATGAGCAAAAAGATAGGATAGTTCGTTTTATGCAGTCTCATGCATCAGACGGATATGTAAAAGACGAATAA
- a CDS encoding type III restriction/modification system, mod subunit (Pfam match to PF01555.14 N6_N4_Mtase) yields the protein MIDKKNIKKANIIESLGQNELYATLKTKFPQTIDSDGAVNFDAIKMLLGIGVKENIKGYELNWIGKGLANALYNTPCDKELKFEPTKSKDTDTTQNVIIRGDNLDALKLLKSAYYEKIKLIYIDPPYNTKNDDFIYPDDFRRDFRQILLEIGLLTIETDENGNEVEVKSEVLNFFTNITSTKSHSGWLSFMLPRLKLARDLLREDGVIFISIDDNEQANSKILCDEIFGEENFISCMPRVTKKAGKSTDQIANNHDYVLVYSKDKATFKQIFVNESDYNKQDNFFDERGGYKLNQTLDYDSLQYNKTMDYEIIIGDQKFYPGSSESKFIERLNGKFNRIDWVWRWSKSKFEFGLENGFVEILNGRIYTKTYFKAKISSSKPYKIETIKRTKNISSIELLDNKFSNDSANKILQKIFNQKNIFEYSKSVELIKFFIEQISTNPNENDIILDFFAGSGTTAHAVMEQNAIDGGNRKFILVQLDEKIDKKKSKTAFDFCKNELGSKEPVISDITIERVKRAGSKLETTNSNLDVGFCVYDLTDKESLIQEKDGSLALYQNKDLTALDKALNLALQSGKTLDIKLEEIYKDKLYKFDDSYFIVCCDENVLKILEKTVNEQVFISGYSDISLESFLNLQSILNARLNVVY from the coding sequence ATGATAGATAAAAAAAATATTAAAAAGGCAAATATCATAGAATCTTTAGGGCAAAACGAGCTTTATGCCACTCTAAAGACTAAATTTCCACAAACTATAGATAGCGATGGAGCAGTAAATTTTGACGCTATAAAGATGCTTTTAGGTATTGGAGTAAAAGAAAACATCAAAGGCTATGAGTTAAATTGGATAGGCAAAGGTCTAGCAAATGCACTTTATAATACACCTTGCGATAAAGAGCTCAAATTTGAGCCAACCAAAAGCAAAGATACAGACACAACGCAAAATGTCATCATCAGAGGCGATAATCTTGACGCTCTTAAACTTCTTAAATCGGCCTATTATGAAAAGATAAAACTCATCTATATAGACCCGCCTTACAATACCAAAAATGATGATTTTATCTATCCAGATGATTTTAGAAGAGATTTTAGGCAAATTTTACTTGAAATTGGGCTTTTAACTATTGAAACTGATGAAAACGGAAATGAAGTAGAAGTTAAAAGCGAAGTTTTAAATTTTTTTACAAACATTACAAGCACCAAAAGCCATAGTGGTTGGCTTAGTTTTATGTTGCCACGCCTTAAACTTGCTAGAGATCTGCTCCGTGAAGATGGTGTGATATTTATCTCAATTGATGACAACGAACAAGCAAATTCAAAAATACTTTGCGATGAGATTTTTGGGGAGGAGAATTTTATTAGTTGTATGCCACGAGTTACAAAAAAAGCGGGAAAATCAACAGATCAAATCGCAAATAATCACGATTATGTTTTGGTATATTCAAAAGATAAAGCAACTTTTAAACAAATTTTTGTAAATGAAAGCGACTACAACAAACAAGATAATTTTTTTGATGAACGTGGTGGCTATAAATTAAATCAAACACTAGACTATGATTCTTTACAATATAATAAGACAATGGATTACGAAATTATAATTGGTGACCAAAAGTTTTATCCTGGCAGTAGTGAAAGTAAATTTATAGAGAGATTAAACGGTAAATTTAATAGAATTGATTGGGTTTGGCGATGGAGCAAAAGTAAATTTGAGTTCGGTTTAGAAAATGGTTTTGTAGAGATTTTAAATGGCAGAATTTATACTAAAACTTATTTTAAAGCTAAAATTTCAAGTTCTAAACCTTACAAAATTGAAACAATTAAGAGAACGAAAAATATATCAAGTATCGAGTTATTAGATAATAAATTTTCTAATGATAGCGCAAATAAAATTTTGCAAAAAATATTTAATCAAAAAAATATATTTGAATATTCTAAAAGCGTAGAGCTTATTAAATTTTTTATAGAACAAATTTCAACAAATCCAAACGAAAACGACATTATTCTAGACTTTTTCGCAGGAAGTGGCACTACCGCTCACGCCGTGATGGAGCAAAACGCCATTGATGGCGGAAATCGCAAATTTATCTTAGTTCAGCTTGATGAAAAAATTGATAAGAAAAAGAGTAAAACCGCCTTTGACTTTTGTAAAAATGAGCTAGGAAGTAAAGAGCCTGTAATTAGTGACATTACTATTGAAAGAGTAAAAAGAGCAGGAAGCAAGTTAGAAACAACAAATTCAAATTTAGATGTAGGATTTTGTGTATATGATTTAACTGATAAAGAAAGCCTTATACAAGAAAAGGACGGCTCACTAGCTTTATATCAAAACAAAGATTTAACCGCTTTGGATAAAGCGTTAAATTTAGCTCTTCAAAGTGGAAAAACGCTTGATATAAAGCTTGAAGAAATTTACAAAGATAAGCTTTATAAATTTGATGATAGTTACTTTATAGTATGTTGCGATGAAAATGTACTAAAAATCCTAGAAAAAACCGTAAATGAACAAGTTTTTATAAGTGGGTATAGTGATATCAGCTTAGAAAGTTTTTTAAATTTACAAAGCATTTTAAATGCTAGATTAAATGTAGTGTATTAA
- a CDS encoding putative nitrosative stress-response regulator NssR, Crp/Fnr family (Pfam matches to PF00027.25 cNMP_binding, and to PF13545.2 HTH_Crp_2), whose protein sequence is MVIKEIPFFSGLNDEDLKKLENISVIKSYKKDEFLFMEGDEPQWFNVLLKGTIKIYKSTPKGKEIFLHTLRPVSLVAELVNFENIPYPASGIFLNNAEVLRINYNKFKTDFLSNPSICFELLKSLSQKLKIMNGVLQNELTLKSDAKVAKFIVENPDLFSTIKHTQIASILNIAPETLSRTISQFKQQGIIKLDDNLNLTFKDNEKLISLFNI, encoded by the coding sequence ATGGTGATAAAAGAAATTCCATTTTTTAGCGGTTTGAATGATGAGGATTTGAAAAAACTTGAAAATATATCTGTGATAAAAAGCTATAAAAAAGATGAGTTTTTGTTTATGGAAGGAGATGAACCGCAATGGTTTAATGTGCTTTTAAAAGGTACTATCAAAATTTATAAAAGCACTCCCAAAGGAAAAGAGATATTTTTGCATACGCTTCGTCCAGTATCTCTAGTCGCCGAACTTGTAAATTTTGAAAATATCCCATACCCAGCAAGTGGAATATTTTTAAACAATGCCGAGGTTTTACGCATAAATTATAATAAATTTAAAACAGATTTCTTATCAAATCCGTCAATTTGCTTTGAACTTTTAAAATCTCTTTCGCAAAAACTTAAGATTATGAATGGTGTGTTACAAAATGAACTAACTTTGAAAAGCGATGCTAAGGTAGCAAAATTTATAGTAGAAAATCCAGATCTATTTTCCACTATCAAACATACTCAAATAGCGTCTATACTGAATATAGCGCCAGAAACTTTATCCAGAACCATAAGCCAGTTTAAGCAACAAGGTATTATAAAATTAGACGATAATTTAAATTTAACCTTTAAAGATAATGAAAAGCTTATAAGTTTATTTAATATTTAG
- a CDS encoding NapC/NirT cytochrome c family protein (Pfam match to PF03264.10 Cytochrom_NNT) has product MELRKTKLFTIAIFIIGGLVGLVFALGIAQFMYVTGGDKFCTSCHVMEPMVSSYKNDIHGGNNKVGFKAECVTCHLPHDNIVKYTYQKAVNGMVEGAITLFGSPEKFNWEARRKESKRYVFDSGCMHCHGDIKNVSSQNMKSFLPHRDYFAKNINKTCVECHEHVGHKNLGFHLKAKFGDFNITK; this is encoded by the coding sequence GTGGAGTTGAGAAAGACAAAGCTTTTTACTATAGCTATCTTTATTATAGGTGGCTTAGTGGGTCTTGTATTTGCTCTTGGTATAGCACAGTTTATGTATGTGACTGGTGGAGATAAGTTTTGCACGTCCTGTCATGTTATGGAACCTATGGTTAGCTCGTATAAAAACGATATTCATGGAGGAAATAACAAAGTTGGATTTAAAGCAGAGTGCGTTACTTGTCATTTACCGCATGACAATATAGTCAAATATACGTATCAAAAGGCTGTTAATGGTATGGTTGAAGGTGCCATTACACTCTTTGGAAGTCCTGAGAAATTTAATTGGGAAGCAAGAAGAAAAGAGTCTAAAAGATATGTATTTGATAGTGGCTGTATGCACTGTCATGGTGATATAAAAAATGTTTCTTCACAAAATATGAAGTCGTTTTTACCGCACCGTGATTATTTTGCCAAAAACATAAATAAAACCTGTGTCGAATGTCACGAGCACGTCGGACACAAAAATCTTGGTTTTCACCTTAAAGCTAAATTTGGTGATTTCAATATTACAAAGTAA
- the fbp gene encoding fructose-1,6-bisphosphatase I (Pfam match to PF00316.16 FBPase), with amino-acid sequence MQEIIKTIEKIAVKISEELKYADLGYTDHANSTGDTQLKLDVKSDNIITQEFIGVSSVRSLVSEEKEDALDIHKDGEFIIAYDPLDGSSLVDVNFAVGSIFGVYKNELKPSNLVAAIYCIYGPRLEMVVCEDAPKLYRLDRDGSFKFIKDLSLKEKGKLNATGGTQKGWSETHRNFIKALFDEGYRLRYSGAMVSDLHQILLKGGGLFSYPATTDAPNGKLRVTFEVLPFAFIYERAGGATTNGENKSLFEINLEKIHQTTPCFFGSKYEINRLLEFYND; translated from the coding sequence ATGCAAGAAATTATAAAAACGATAGAAAAAATCGCAGTTAAAATAAGCGAAGAGTTAAAATACGCCGACCTTGGCTACACAGACCACGCAAACTCCACAGGCGATACTCAGTTAAAACTTGATGTCAAAAGCGACAACATCATCACGCAAGAGTTCATAGGAGTTTCAAGCGTAAGATCACTCGTAAGTGAGGAGAAAGAAGACGCGCTTGATATCCATAAAGACGGCGAGTTTATCATCGCTTATGATCCTCTTGATGGAAGTAGCTTAGTCGATGTAAATTTTGCCGTCGGAAGCATTTTTGGTGTATATAAAAACGAGTTAAAACCTTCAAATTTAGTAGCGGCGATCTACTGCATTTATGGGCCTAGACTTGAAATGGTAGTGTGTGAAGACGCTCCAAAACTTTATCGTTTGGATAGAGATGGGAGTTTTAAATTTATAAAAGATCTAAGCCTAAAAGAAAAAGGCAAACTAAACGCGACTGGTGGTACTCAAAAAGGCTGGAGTGAGACTCATAGAAACTTCATTAAAGCTCTATTTGATGAGGGTTATCGCCTTAGATACAGCGGCGCGATGGTTAGTGATCTGCATCAAATTTTACTTAAAGGCGGCGGACTTTTTAGCTATCCAGCTACAACTGACGCGCCAAATGGAAAGCTTAGAGTGACTTTTGAAGTCTTGCCTTTTGCTTTTATATATGAAAGAGCAGGTGGCGCTACTACAAATGGAGAAAACAAGTCGCTTTTTGAGATAAACTTAGAAAAGATCCACCAAACAACGCCTTGTTTTTTTGGCTCAAAATATGAAATAAACAGGCTTTTAGAGTTTTATAATGACTGA
- a CDS encoding multiheme c-type cytochrome (Pfam match to PF13447.2 Multi-haem_cyto) yields the protein MLKKFILALTCIAAIGFADSVGNINLTKTMKVDRNLSPLAVKCIECHKDKTPGIVNDWKSSRHAHAAVSCVDCHAVPADSPMAIKKEHPKDSGNHVSILVSPKTCAKCHAKEVEQFQQSGHARGGVQMFAKKGMVELMYHYEANGKPYENDAPFYAGNENLKDAPASTGCVQCHGMEIKLDKEGYPLPGKGWPNYGIGNAYPDGSVGSCKSCHSSHKFDMTEARKPSACASCHLGPDHPNIEIYNNSMHGKIFNAEGNTWKWDSAPDTWDVPDYRAPTCATCHMSGIGDLNTTHNVSVRLKWNLWAPQSNLRTGGYDNAAQTYANEGKISIGTPLAGNPNGPEAARAEMKQVCKSCHSTKSTDSFFVSADNHVELYNTYHTEAKKMLDDLKAKGLLKKDEWSDEFQITYYYLWHHEGRRMRMGAVMGAPDYAHWHGVFEVQQDIKKLRTIYDARIKSGKIE from the coding sequence ATGCTTAAAAAATTCATTTTGGCATTAACCTGTATCGCCGCTATCGGTTTTGCTGATAGCGTTGGAAATATCAATCTTACAAAGACAATGAAGGTTGATAGAAATTTAAGCCCATTGGCTGTTAAATGTATCGAGTGTCATAAAGACAAAACTCCGGGTATCGTAAATGACTGGAAAAGTTCTCGCCATGCTCACGCTGCTGTAAGTTGCGTTGATTGTCACGCAGTTCCAGCTGATAGTCCTATGGCTATCAAAAAAGAGCACCCAAAAGATAGTGGTAATCACGTAAGTATTTTGGTTAGTCCAAAAACTTGTGCTAAATGCCACGCTAAAGAAGTTGAACAATTCCAACAAAGCGGTCACGCAAGAGGTGGAGTTCAAATGTTTGCTAAAAAAGGTATGGTTGAACTTATGTATCACTATGAAGCTAATGGCAAACCTTATGAAAATGATGCACCATTCTATGCTGGAAATGAGAATCTAAAAGATGCTCCTGCTTCTACTGGTTGTGTCCAATGCCACGGTATGGAGATCAAACTTGACAAAGAAGGTTATCCACTTCCTGGAAAAGGCTGGCCAAACTATGGTATCGGTAATGCTTATCCTGATGGTAGCGTAGGTAGTTGTAAATCTTGCCACTCTAGCCATAAATTTGATATGACTGAAGCTAGAAAACCATCTGCTTGTGCATCTTGTCACCTTGGACCTGATCATCCAAACATCGAGATTTATAACAACTCAATGCACGGAAAGATATTCAATGCTGAGGGTAATACATGGAAATGGGATAGTGCTCCAGATACTTGGGATGTTCCAGACTATAGAGCTCCAACTTGTGCTACTTGTCACATGAGTGGAATAGGTGATCTAAACACTACTCACAATGTTAGCGTACGTCTAAAATGGAATCTATGGGCTCCTCAAAGCAATCTAAGAACCGGCGGATATGACAATGCTGCGCAAACTTATGCTAATGAGGGCAAAATAAGCATAGGAACACCATTAGCCGGAAATCCAAATGGACCAGAAGCCGCTAGAGCTGAGATGAAACAAGTATGTAAATCTTGCCACTCAACTAAATCAACTGATTCATTCTTTGTAAGTGCTGATAACCATGTTGAACTTTACAACACTTATCATACAGAAGCTAAGAAAATGCTTGATGACTTGAAAGCTAAAGGTCTTCTAAAGAAAGACGAATGGTCTGATGAGTTCCAAATAACTTACTACTATTTATGGCATCATGAGGGTCGTCGTATGAGAATGGGTGCTGTAATGGGCGCTCCTGACTATGCTCACTGGCATGGAGTATTTGAAGTACAACAAGATATTAAGAAACTTCGTACTATCTATGACGCTCGTATCAAAAGCGGAAAAATAGAATAG